Proteins found in one Elgaria multicarinata webbii isolate HBS135686 ecotype San Diego chromosome 12, rElgMul1.1.pri, whole genome shotgun sequence genomic segment:
- the LOC134407500 gene encoding nucleoplasmin-like: protein MALEASPANTNESARSDKPVCLIWGCQLNEKNPSYTFDIPEEWSFEQQLALRTICLGANAKDEFNIVEIITPKDKKESTAVHIATLKLSVLPMATLAGLDLTPPVTFRLKSGSGPVFLAGQHVTVGLDWNGDDDREEEEEEEAASASSQEDEEVESSSKEESPVKAPKRSSRKRVFAAKKDPEQSAQEQSLGKRIRGKKPKGELRI, encoded by the exons ATGGCCCTGGAAGCCAGCCCTGCTAACACCAATGAAAGTGCCCGCTCTGACAAGCCGGTTTGTCTAATCTGGG GGTGTCAACTAAATGAAAAGAATCCATCCTACACGTTTGACATCCCAGAGGAGTGGTCATTTGAGCAGCAGCTGGCTCTCAGAACG ATCTGCCTAGGAGCAAATGCCAAGGATGAATTCAACATTGTGGAGATCATAACTCCGAAGGACAAAAAGGAATCAACTGCAGTGCACATAGCAACATTGAAACTTTCTGTGCTTCCAATG GCTACTCTAGCAGGGCTTGATCTTACTCCCCCTGTCACGTTCAGGCTTAAATCGGGGTCAGGACCAGTCTTCCTTGCTGGGCAACATGTAACAG TTGGCTTGGACTGGAATGGGGATGATGatcgtgaggaggaggaggaggaggaagcagcatcaGCCTCCTCACAGGAAGATGAAGAGGTGGAAAGCTCTTCCAAGGAAGAGTCGCCTGTAAAAGCTCCCAAGCGTTCATCCAGGAAACGTGTGTTTGCCGCCAAGAAGGATCCAGAACAGTCTGCTCAGGAACAATCACTG GGGAAAAGAATAAGAGGAAAGAAGCCAAAGGGAGAACTGAGGATATGA